In Bacteroidota bacterium, the following are encoded in one genomic region:
- a CDS encoding OmpA family protein, with product MKRLLGLILAVGFGTGTAFSQDVHWASKVLEVSSEYRDANNPGHYAAKEALGPPSIDPAVSKGTECTWSPSEADIDKEEYITLGYPKAIHIQQIAISEALGAGSLVKVILFNGNTPTVIWTNPAPGPGSMGGKMTNIFIPRTEFACSKLMVVLNPKLVAGFNQIDAVGISESTDTIKAKINLAPGILTEGIRENLGPNVNSPTDELLPVIIPDGQLLYLTRQGHPNNLGNVDMQDIYVSRRNPDGTWGLAENLGEPLNNKDNNAAAAISPDGQTMLLLNKYKEDGSGEVGVSYARRLGNTWDKPKGQDIDNFYNRSPYGEYAMAASGKTMILAIQRDNGSGGKDLHVSFLKPDGSWTEPANMGATVNTAGGESTPFLAADDATLYFSTNGRVGYGSKDMYVTRRLDSTWTNWSEPQNLGPLLNTPGWDAYYSIPASGDYAYFVSYQNSLGRADIFRAPMPASVRPKPVVLIKGRVLNAKTMEPLGAEILYESLTSGKELGIARSNPGDGSYSIVLPAGEVYGFLGQAVGFAPVSENLDLKKLDAYQEITKDLYLVPIEVGSIVRLNNLFFDTGKWDLRPQSTKELGRLVKLLNDNPTMTIQIAGHTDDVGSDVSNLELSKKRALAVQTYLIAKGIVANRLTNKGFGETKPQLPNTNAENRQINRRVEFSILQK from the coding sequence ATGAAACGATTGTTGGGTTTGATTTTGGCGGTTGGCTTCGGTACAGGAACTGCTTTTTCTCAAGATGTACATTGGGCTTCAAAGGTTTTGGAGGTTTCATCGGAATACCGCGACGCCAACAATCCCGGCCACTATGCAGCCAAGGAGGCGCTTGGGCCGCCCAGCATTGACCCGGCAGTGAGCAAGGGTACAGAATGTACCTGGTCGCCTTCCGAAGCCGATATCGACAAGGAAGAGTACATCACCTTGGGGTACCCAAAAGCAATTCACATCCAACAAATCGCGATTTCTGAAGCCTTGGGCGCAGGATCTTTGGTTAAAGTCATCCTGTTTAATGGAAATACACCCACGGTCATTTGGACCAACCCGGCTCCCGGACCTGGTTCGATGGGAGGCAAAATGACCAACATATTCATTCCTCGCACCGAATTTGCCTGCAGCAAGCTCATGGTCGTGCTCAATCCGAAGCTTGTGGCCGGTTTTAACCAAATCGATGCTGTCGGCATCTCGGAATCAACTGACACGATCAAAGCAAAAATCAACCTTGCGCCTGGCATTTTGACGGAGGGAATACGAGAAAACCTCGGGCCCAATGTCAATTCACCTACGGATGAGCTGCTTCCTGTCATCATCCCCGACGGGCAGTTGCTGTATCTCACACGCCAAGGCCACCCCAACAACCTCGGAAACGTCGATATGCAGGACATCTACGTCTCGCGCCGAAATCCGGATGGCACTTGGGGACTTGCGGAGAATTTGGGTGAGCCTTTGAATAACAAGGACAACAATGCTGCAGCGGCCATATCGCCTGATGGTCAGACGATGTTGCTGCTCAACAAATACAAGGAGGATGGAAGCGGCGAAGTGGGCGTTTCTTATGCCCGCCGACTTGGAAATACCTGGGACAAGCCAAAAGGGCAGGATATCGACAACTTCTACAACCGTAGCCCCTACGGGGAATATGCCATGGCAGCCTCAGGAAAAACGATGATTTTGGCCATTCAACGAGACAATGGCAGCGGCGGAAAGGACCTGCATGTCTCCTTTTTGAAGCCTGATGGCAGTTGGACCGAGCCCGCCAACATGGGTGCAACCGTGAATACTGCAGGTGGCGAAAGCACGCCCTTTCTCGCGGCTGACGACGCGACGCTGTATTTTTCGACAAATGGTCGCGTCGGCTATGGCAGCAAGGACATGTACGTGACGCGCAGACTCGACAGCACCTGGACCAACTGGTCTGAGCCGCAAAACCTTGGCCCTCTGCTCAATACTCCTGGATGGGACGCCTATTATTCGATTCCAGCATCTGGCGATTACGCCTACTTTGTCTCCTATCAAAATTCGCTGGGGCGCGCTGATATTTTCAGAGCTCCGATGCCTGCGAGCGTGCGCCCCAAGCCCGTTGTGCTGATCAAAGGCCGTGTCTTAAACGCAAAAACCATGGAGCCTTTGGGTGCCGAGATCCTCTACGAATCCCTCACGAGTGGAAAAGAACTGGGAATCGCACGCAGCAATCCCGGTGATGGCTCCTATTCCATCGTGCTTCCTGCGGGAGAAGTTTATGGTTTTCTAGGTCAAGCCGTCGGCTTTGCGCCTGTTAGCGAAAATCTCGATCTCAAAAAACTCGATGCTTATCAAGAAATTACCAAGGATCTCTACCTTGTTCCCATCGAAGTGGGCAGCATTGTGCGCCTGAACAACCTCTTTTTCGACACTGGAAAATGGGATTTGCGTCCTCAGTCGACCAAGGAGTTGGGCCGATTGGTAAAATTGTTGAATGACAATCCGACCATGACGATTCAAATTGCCGGCCACACGGACGATGTCGGCTCCGACGTGAGCAACCTCGAACTCAGCAAAAAGCGTGCATTGGCGGTTCAAACGTATTTGATTGCGAAGGGCATTGTCGCCAATCGCCTCACCAATAAAGGATTCGGAGAGACAAAACCACAACTCCCGAATACGAATGCCGAAAACCGCCAAATCAATCGCCGCGTCGAATTCAGCATCCTTCAGAAATAG